A window of the Deinococcus gobiensis I-0 genome harbors these coding sequences:
- a CDS encoding acyl-CoA dehydrogenase family protein, protein MFDEFAVAELLTPDERLIRESVRAYADAELLPHIAGWWDGGELPVRDVMRSFGEMGLLGPTIPEEYGGAGASYSAYGAMMYELERVDSGLRSAASVQGSLVMFPIHTYGSEEQKRRWLPGLASGELIGCFGLTEPDGGSDPGAMRTRARRDGDHYVLNGSKMWITNSPAADVAVVWAKDDEGVVRGFTVPTDTPGFHAPKIERKMSLRASLTGEIVLEDCRIPAENLLPGSQGLKSPLSCLTSARFGIAWGAMGALEAVLQTALDYAGSRTTFGKPIAGRQLVQDKLVRMATDHSTGLLLAWRLGTLKDAGRMNFAQVSYAKRNNVRVALQGARLAREMLGGNGITTEYPVIRHMLNLETVDTYEGTHDIHTLIVGRHLTGVGALE, encoded by the coding sequence ATGTTCGACGAATTTGCCGTTGCCGAGCTGCTGACCCCCGACGAGCGCCTCATCCGCGAGAGCGTGCGCGCCTACGCCGACGCCGAACTGCTGCCCCACATCGCCGGATGGTGGGACGGCGGCGAGCTGCCGGTGCGGGACGTGATGCGCAGTTTCGGCGAGATGGGCCTGCTCGGCCCGACCATCCCCGAGGAGTACGGCGGCGCGGGCGCGAGCTACAGCGCCTACGGGGCGATGATGTACGAGCTGGAGCGCGTGGACAGCGGCCTGCGCAGCGCGGCGAGCGTGCAGGGCAGCCTCGTGATGTTCCCGATCCACACCTACGGCAGCGAGGAGCAGAAGCGGCGCTGGCTGCCGGGCCTCGCTTCGGGCGAACTCATCGGCTGCTTCGGCCTGACCGAGCCCGACGGCGGCTCGGACCCCGGCGCGATGCGTACCCGCGCCCGCAGGGACGGCGACCACTACGTCCTGAACGGCAGCAAGATGTGGATCACCAACAGCCCCGCCGCCGACGTGGCGGTCGTGTGGGCCAAGGACGACGAGGGCGTGGTCCGGGGCTTTACCGTGCCGACCGACACCCCCGGCTTCCACGCCCCCAAGATCGAGCGCAAGATGAGCCTGCGCGCCTCGCTGACCGGCGAGATCGTGCTGGAGGACTGCCGCATTCCGGCCGAGAACCTGCTGCCCGGTAGCCAGGGCCTCAAATCGCCGCTGTCTTGCCTGACCTCGGCCCGCTTCGGGATCGCCTGGGGCGCGATGGGGGCGCTGGAGGCCGTGTTGCAGACCGCCCTGGACTATGCGGGCAGCCGCACGACCTTCGGCAAACCCATCGCCGGGCGCCAGCTCGTGCAGGACAAACTCGTGCGGATGGCGACCGACCACTCGACCGGCCTGCTGCTCGCGTGGCGCCTGGGCACCCTGAAGGACGCGGGCCGCATGAACTTCGCCCAGGTGAGCTACGCCAAACGCAACAACGTGCGCGTGGCCCTGCAAGGCGCCCGGCTGGCCCGCGAGATGCTGGGCGGCAACGGCATCACGACCGAATACCCGGTCATCCGCCACATGCTCAACCTGGAGACTGTGGACACCTACGAGGGCACCCACGACATCCACACCCTGATCGTGGGCCGCCACCTGACCGGGGTAGGCGCGCTGGAGTGA
- a CDS encoding GNAT family N-acetyltransferase, producing MVEVRRLGAADAPAYREVRLAALRADPAAFITTAEEYAAQPPETVAARLTGEDSATFGAFVDGELVGILTVARETRERLLHRANVFGVAVLPAARGQGCGDALLRAGIACVGGWAGVTALHLGVTASQVAARRLYERRGFVAWGVQPDAVRVDGVTLAEVHMVREMGAAT from the coding sequence GTGGTTGAGGTACGCCGTCTGGGGGCCGCCGACGCCCCGGCCTACCGCGAGGTCCGGCTGGCGGCGCTGCGGGCCGATCCGGCCGCCTTCATCACCACGGCCGAGGAATACGCCGCGCAGCCGCCCGAGACGGTCGCCGCCCGCCTGACCGGCGAGGACAGCGCGACCTTCGGGGCCTTCGTGGACGGCGAACTCGTCGGTATCCTGACCGTCGCGCGCGAGACGCGGGAGCGGCTGCTGCACCGCGCGAACGTCTTCGGGGTGGCCGTGCTGCCGGCGGCGCGGGGGCAGGGCTGCGGGGACGCGCTGCTGCGGGCCGGGATCGCCTGCGTAGGGGGCTGGGCGGGCGTCACGGCGCTGCACCTGGGAGTCACGGCATCGCAGGTGGCGGCGCGGCGGCTGTACGAGCGCCGTGGGTTCGTGGCGTGGGGGGTTCAGCCGGACGCGGTGCGGGTGGACGGGGTCACGCTGGCGGAGGTGCATATGGTGCGGGAGATGGGGGCGGCTACGTAG
- a CDS encoding carbon-nitrogen hydrolase family protein, whose protein sequence is MTVLRVAAAAYPISFFQTWAEYEAKLAAWVARAASGGARLLVFPEYAALELISLLSADLHHDILGMRPALQAFLPDFLALHARLAREHGVGIVAGSYPVAHGGGFVNRAYVFGPDGEHAWQDKLLMTRFEAEEWDIVPGEGVRVFELEGLRFGVAICYDSEFPGLARQIAEAGAELLVVPSFTGSRRGYTRVRVGSMARALEGQVYALHAPLIADAAWSYAVEDAVGQSALYAPADDGLPEDGVVAQGEWNAEGWLVHDLDFALTRHVRAQGHVLNWRDRVAAQERPGAAELVRLGEGVRG, encoded by the coding sequence ATGACAGTCCTGCGCGTCGCGGCGGCCGCCTACCCCATCTCCTTTTTCCAGACCTGGGCCGAGTACGAGGCCAAGCTCGCGGCCTGGGTCGCGCGGGCGGCCTCGGGGGGCGCGCGGCTGCTGGTGTTCCCCGAGTACGCCGCGCTGGAACTCATCAGCCTGCTGTCCGCAGACCTGCACCACGACATCCTGGGAATGCGCCCGGCGTTGCAGGCCTTCCTGCCCGACTTCCTGGCCCTGCATGCCCGGCTGGCGCGCGAGCACGGCGTGGGCATCGTGGCGGGCAGTTACCCGGTCGCGCACGGCGGGGGCTTCGTGAACCGCGCCTATGTGTTCGGGCCGGACGGCGAACACGCCTGGCAGGACAAGCTCCTGATGACCCGGTTCGAGGCCGAGGAGTGGGACATCGTGCCGGGCGAGGGTGTGCGGGTGTTCGAGCTGGAGGGCCTGCGCTTCGGCGTGGCGATCTGCTACGACTCGGAGTTTCCGGGGCTGGCCCGCCAGATCGCGGAGGCGGGGGCCGAGCTGCTCGTTGTGCCGTCCTTCACGGGGTCGCGCCGGGGCTACACGCGGGTGCGGGTGGGCAGCATGGCGCGCGCGCTGGAAGGGCAGGTGTACGCCCTGCACGCCCCGCTGATCGCCGACGCCGCCTGGAGCTACGCTGTCGAGGACGCGGTGGGCCAGAGTGCCCTGTACGCCCCCGCCGATGACGGCCTGCCCGAGGACGGCGTGGTCGCGCAGGGCGAGTGGAACGCCGAGGGCTGGCTCGTCCACGACCTCGACTTTGCTCTGACGCGGCATGTGCGGGCGCAGGGCCACGTCCTGAACTGGCGCGACCGGGTGGCGGCGCAGGAGCGGCCCGGCGCGGCCGAACTCGTCCGGCTGGGAGAGGGCGTCCGTGGTTGA
- a CDS encoding endonuclease III domain-containing protein: MKDRLREEYGERPLDSRRDPMHELISTILSQRTTHADEEAAYHELRELGDWADIIAAPTEVVAHAIRRSNYPESKAPRIQETLRRIRDAPGGYDLDFLRDLPVKDALKWLTDLPGVGVKTASLVLLFNYHRPVFPVDTHVFRINIRVGTIPQMTEQAAHRALLALLPPDPPFLYELHVNLLSHGRQVCTWTAPKCGECFIRERCDAYKMYGGRVPSFSEKKKK, encoded by the coding sequence ATGAAAGACCGGCTGCGCGAGGAATACGGCGAGCGGCCCCTCGACTCGCGGCGCGACCCCATGCACGAGCTGATCTCGACGATCCTCTCGCAGCGCACCACCCACGCCGACGAGGAAGCCGCGTACCACGAGCTACGCGAACTGGGCGACTGGGCGGACATCATCGCCGCGCCGACCGAGGTGGTGGCCCATGCCATCCGCCGCAGCAATTACCCCGAAAGCAAGGCCCCGCGCATTCAGGAAACCCTGCGCCGCATCCGGGACGCGCCGGGGGGCTACGACCTCGATTTCCTGCGCGACCTGCCGGTGAAGGACGCCCTGAAGTGGCTCACCGACCTGCCGGGGGTGGGGGTCAAGACGGCCTCGCTCGTGCTGCTATTCAATTATCACCGGCCCGTGTTTCCGGTGGATACGCACGTGTTCCGCATCAATATCCGCGTGGGTACCATCCCGCAGATGACCGAGCAGGCGGCGCACCGCGCGCTGCTGGCCCTGCTGCCACCCGACCCGCCTTTCCTGTACGAACTGCACGTCAACTTGCTGTCGCACGGCCGGCAGGTCTGCACCTGGACGGCCCCGAAGTGCGGCGAGTGCTTTATCCGCGAGAGGTGCGACGCCTACAAGATGTACGGCGGCCGCGTGCCCAGCTTCAGCGAGAAGAAAAAGAAATGA
- a CDS encoding DUF1501 domain-containing protein: MTTRRDFLKLSALAVAATTGMPGFLARAATQATGDRTLVVIQLTGGNDGLNTLVPYSNGAYYAARPTIAVPRKDVLTLTPDLGMHPSLRPLAALWDKGQLAWIENVGYPDPNRSHFASMAIWHTADPAQAQADGWIGRVAEQLGDPFCASNVGGTTPLALRADTFSLPSIESVASFGVKLPAGLEDAFGAMLAAPRSGEADYLGRATRQMLKNTARVQKNAKKYREGASYPEGRFAAQLRDAARLIAAGVGQRILYVSHGNYDTHAGQRGEQDGLLGDLAAGLAAFYADLEAQGLAQKVIVMGFSEFGRRVAENASAGTDHGQGSVMFALGHGVKGGVHGDSPDLENLSLGDIKYKQDFRGVYAGALGGWLGLDARSVLGGEFKGPQWLA; this comes from the coding sequence ATGACGACACGGCGCGATTTTCTCAAACTCTCCGCCCTCGCGGTGGCGGCCACGACCGGCATGCCGGGCTTTCTGGCGCGCGCGGCCACGCAGGCGACCGGCGACCGGACCCTGGTGGTCATCCAGCTCACGGGCGGCAACGACGGCCTGAACACCCTGGTGCCCTATTCGAACGGCGCCTACTACGCCGCGCGGCCCACCATCGCCGTCCCCAGAAAGGACGTGCTGACCCTGACGCCCGACCTCGGCATGCACCCCAGCCTGCGGCCCCTGGCGGCGCTGTGGGATAAGGGCCAGCTCGCCTGGATCGAGAACGTGGGCTACCCCGACCCCAACCGCTCGCACTTCGCCAGCATGGCGATCTGGCACACCGCCGACCCCGCCCAGGCGCAGGCGGACGGCTGGATCGGGCGCGTGGCCGAGCAGCTCGGGGACCCGTTCTGTGCCAGCAACGTCGGCGGCACCACGCCCCTGGCGCTGCGGGCCGACACCTTCAGCCTGCCGAGCATCGAGTCGGTGGCGAGTTTCGGGGTCAAGCTGCCCGCCGGGCTGGAAGACGCCTTCGGGGCGATGCTGGCCGCCCCCCGCAGCGGCGAGGCCGATTACCTGGGCCGCGCCACCCGCCAGATGCTCAAGAACACCGCCCGCGTGCAGAAGAACGCCAAGAAGTACCGCGAGGGGGCGAGCTACCCCGAGGGCCGCTTCGCCGCGCAGCTGCGCGACGCCGCCCGCCTGATCGCCGCCGGGGTGGGCCAGCGCATCCTGTACGTGTCGCACGGCAACTACGACACCCACGCCGGGCAGCGCGGCGAGCAGGACGGCCTGCTGGGCGACCTGGCCGCCGGACTGGCCGCCTTTTACGCCGACCTGGAGGCGCAGGGGCTGGCGCAGAAGGTGATCGTGATGGGCTTTTCGGAGTTCGGGCGGCGGGTGGCCGAGAACGCCAGCGCGGGCACCGACCACGGCCAGGGCAGCGTGATGTTCGCGCTGGGACACGGCGTGAAGGGCGGTGTCCACGGCGACAGCCCGGATCTGGAGAACCTGTCGCTGGGCGACATCAAGTACAAGCAGGACTTCCGGGGTGTATATGCCGGGGCGCTGGGCGGCTGGCTGGGCCTCGACGCCCGTAGCGTGCTGGGCGGCGAATTCAAGGGACCGCAGTGGCTGGCCTGA
- the def gene encoding peptide deformylase codes for MRLYGDPVLRRKARPLTATDTLTVPGFGPQTVREVADTMMETMFEQRGVGLAAPQIGLGVRLFVAVEYEDDEEEGGDDDTPLKSRVLRDFVMINPVIAVLNKKKDKSYQEGCLSIPGIYEEGVPRARQIAVRYTDLDGQERTIEAEDYLARVFQHEIDHLDGVLFLDRLPAEVTDDHRKELLKIQQHSKNFLANLSSWEKEQHLKERL; via the coding sequence ATGCGCCTGTACGGCGACCCGGTGCTGCGGCGCAAGGCCCGGCCCCTCACGGCGACCGACACCCTGACCGTTCCCGGCTTCGGGCCACAGACGGTGCGCGAGGTGGCCGACACCATGATGGAGACCATGTTCGAGCAGCGCGGCGTTGGGCTGGCCGCGCCGCAGATCGGGCTGGGCGTGCGCCTGTTCGTGGCGGTCGAGTACGAGGACGACGAGGAAGAGGGGGGCGACGACGACACGCCGCTGAAGTCCCGCGTGCTGCGCGACTTCGTGATGATCAACCCCGTGATCGCCGTCCTGAACAAGAAGAAGGACAAGTCCTACCAGGAAGGCTGCCTGAGCATCCCCGGCATCTACGAGGAAGGTGTGCCGCGCGCCCGGCAGATCGCGGTGCGCTACACCGACCTGGACGGTCAGGAGCGGACCATAGAGGCCGAGGACTACCTCGCCCGCGTGTTCCAGCACGAGATCGACCACCTCGACGGCGTGCTGTTCCTCGACCGCCTGCCCGCCGAAGTGACCGACGATCACCGCAAGGAGCTCCTGAAGATCCAGCAGCACTCGAAGAATTTCCTGGCGAACCTGAGCAGCTGGGAAAAAGAGCAGCACCTCAAGGAACGTCTTTGA
- the fmt gene encoding methionyl-tRNA formyltransferase, whose product MTRPKVAFFGSPAFALPVLEAIRTQFEVVLVVAQPDKPVGRGLKLTPPPVAARAAELGLPLAQPTRLRGNTDFEATLRGSGADVAVTCAYGKILPAALLAVPRYGFLNTHTSLLPRYRGAAPIQWALIRGETVTGTTIMQTDPGMDTGPVLLQEELSIAPEWTSLELSDALSGQAARLIVSALSQLGTLKPRPQDEAQATHAPMLVKEDGFVRWAEPASAIVNRYRGVAAWPQTTAFLGGARLKLGGLSAAMGEGQPGEVLAVDDSGVTVACGAGAVKVATVQPEARKAQPASAWAAAAGVGPGARFDVG is encoded by the coding sequence TTGACCCGTCCCAAGGTCGCCTTCTTCGGCTCGCCCGCCTTCGCCCTGCCGGTGCTGGAGGCGATCCGCACGCAGTTCGAGGTCGTGCTGGTCGTCGCGCAGCCCGACAAGCCGGTGGGGCGCGGCCTGAAGCTGACGCCGCCGCCCGTGGCTGCCCGCGCCGCCGAGCTGGGGCTGCCGCTGGCCCAGCCCACGCGGCTGCGCGGCAACACCGACTTTGAGGCGACGCTGCGGGGGTCGGGGGCGGACGTGGCCGTCACCTGCGCCTATGGCAAGATCCTGCCCGCCGCGCTGCTGGCCGTGCCGCGCTACGGATTCCTGAACACGCACACCAGCCTGCTGCCGCGCTACCGGGGCGCCGCGCCGATCCAGTGGGCGCTGATCCGGGGCGAGACGGTCACGGGCACGACCATCATGCAGACCGACCCCGGCATGGACACGGGGCCGGTGCTGCTGCAAGAGGAACTGTCTATCGCCCCCGAATGGACCAGCCTGGAGCTGTCGGACGCGCTGTCGGGGCAGGCGGCGCGCCTCATCGTGTCGGCCCTCTCGCAGCTCGGCACGCTGAAACCCCGGCCCCAGGACGAGGCCCAGGCCACCCACGCCCCCATGTTGGTCAAGGAGGACGGCTTCGTGCGCTGGGCCGAGCCCGCCTCGGCGATCGTGAACCGTTACCGGGGCGTGGCCGCGTGGCCGCAGACGACCGCCTTCCTAGGCGGCGCGCGCCTCAAGCTCGGCGGTCTGAGCGCGGCGATGGGCGAGGGCCAGCCCGGCGAGGTGCTGGCCGTGGACGACTCCGGCGTGACCGTCGCCTGCGGCGCGGGTGCGGTGAAGGTCGCCACCGTGCAGCCCGAAGCCCGCAAGGCCCAGCCGGCCAGCGCGTGGGCGGCGGCGGCGGGCGTGGGGCCGGGCGCACGCTTCGACGTGGGGTAA
- a CDS encoding LptA/OstA family protein yields MKTPTTLPARALLLAALTATTVLAQTGSGADKRVINIQGASTGNLRTGPLNFTGSPVKATVSTLQIQAAQATLAAPAGTPIIEARGKRTANFSGNINVTRGRLSAKGDKLAYSEVSGQGVLSGGAAATFQPDGSSGNDPVNITATQMSLDVDNNVSTSTGGVRLTNGTQTGRADKLVFDEDKELAQLTGTPSLTRAAKGNQKELVISGTEVRALTKSKTLYVRGGVKLVQGSQTTTGDAVYYDDAKNVAYVVGNAVSVDSKSKVTLRAPASGYLEQRTDLARVTPKNSRYTIPVAQFALRGEQ; encoded by the coding sequence ATGAAGACCCCGACCACCCTGCCCGCCCGCGCGCTGCTGCTCGCTGCCCTGACCGCCACCACCGTTCTCGCGCAGACCGGCAGCGGCGCCGACAAGCGCGTCATCAACATTCAGGGGGCCTCGACCGGCAACCTGCGCACCGGTCCCCTGAATTTCACCGGCAGCCCGGTCAAGGCGACGGTCAGCACCCTCCAGATCCAGGCGGCGCAGGCGACCCTGGCGGCCCCGGCGGGTACGCCCATCATCGAGGCGCGTGGCAAGCGCACGGCCAACTTCAGCGGCAACATCAACGTGACGCGCGGCCGCCTGAGCGCCAAGGGCGACAAGCTCGCCTACAGCGAGGTCAGCGGCCAGGGCGTGCTGAGCGGCGGCGCGGCGGCGACCTTCCAGCCCGACGGCAGCTCGGGTAACGACCCCGTGAACATCACCGCCACGCAGATGAGCCTGGACGTGGACAACAACGTCTCGACGAGCACCGGCGGCGTGCGCCTGACCAACGGGACCCAGACCGGCCGCGCCGACAAGCTGGTCTTCGACGAGGACAAGGAACTCGCGCAGCTCACCGGCACGCCCAGCCTGACGCGCGCCGCCAAGGGCAACCAGAAGGAACTCGTCATCTCGGGCACCGAGGTCCGCGCCCTGACCAAGAGCAAGACGCTGTACGTCAGGGGCGGCGTGAAGCTCGTGCAGGGCAGCCAGACCACCACCGGGGACGCGGTGTACTACGACGACGCCAAGAACGTGGCCTACGTGGTCGGCAACGCGGTCAGCGTGGACAGCAAGAGCAAGGTGACGCTGCGCGCGCCGGCGAGCGGCTACCTCGAACAGCGTACCGACCTCGCCCGCGTGACCCCCAAGAACAGCCGCTACACCATCCCCGTCGCCCAGTTCGCGCTGCGCGGCGAGCAGTAG
- a CDS encoding TatD family hydrolase has product MFDSHTHLDYLDDPASARHELGLNALVCIGANLEHARNAVALAEQFPDVWATVGLHPTDAGQDSPEARTEIERLAGHPRVVGIGESGLDDYWDDGLRPQQLAAFEWQLDLARRSGKALVIHTRDKADQDSAHRGVMDVLAGWPDVPVILHCFSGHAGLLRFGLERGAYFGFAGNTTYKTAQPIQAAAREVPLNRLLVETDAPFLAPVPKRGRPNRPGYVRYTLEFVAGLRGLDAAELERVTDGNARRVYGIGGQEPTGEESTG; this is encoded by the coding sequence ATGTTCGACTCGCATACCCACCTCGACTACCTCGACGATCCGGCCTCGGCCCGGCACGAACTGGGCCTGAACGCCCTGGTGTGCATCGGCGCGAACCTGGAACACGCCCGCAACGCCGTGGCCCTGGCCGAGCAGTTTCCCGACGTGTGGGCGACCGTGGGCCTGCACCCCACCGACGCCGGGCAGGACTCGCCCGAAGCGCGCACGGAGATCGAGCGGCTGGCCGGGCACCCCCGCGTGGTCGGCATCGGGGAAAGCGGGCTGGACGACTACTGGGACGACGGGCTGCGCCCGCAGCAGCTCGCCGCCTTCGAGTGGCAACTGGACCTCGCGCGGCGCAGCGGCAAGGCGCTCGTCATCCACACGCGCGACAAGGCGGACCAGGACAGCGCCCACCGGGGCGTGATGGACGTGCTCGCCGGGTGGCCGGACGTGCCGGTCATCCTGCACTGCTTCAGCGGGCACGCGGGGCTGCTGCGCTTCGGGCTGGAGCGCGGCGCGTACTTCGGTTTCGCGGGCAACACGACCTACAAGACCGCCCAGCCCATCCAGGCGGCGGCGCGCGAGGTGCCCCTGAACCGGCTGCTGGTCGAGACCGACGCGCCCTTCCTGGCCCCGGTGCCCAAACGCGGCCGGCCCAACCGTCCCGGCTACGTCCGCTACACGCTGGAATTCGTGGCGGGCCTGCGCGGCCTGGACGCGGCCGAACTGGAGCGCGTGACCGACGGGAACGCCCGGCGGGTGTACGGCATTGGGGGCCAGGAGCCGACGGGGGAGGAGAGCACGGGATAA